The following coding sequences lie in one Apostichopus japonicus isolate 1M-3 chromosome 13, ASM3797524v1, whole genome shotgun sequence genomic window:
- the LOC139979013 gene encoding putative ammonium transporter 2 codes for MSNVTTGFDLVTDSSTTEDPLSQMSEIFNSTTNGPLSQMPEVQDSGGIESLNWDDATWILTSAFIIFTMQSGFGLLESGSVSSKNEVNIMIKNTVDVLFGGLSYWMFGFGFSIWIDGESNQFSGVSNFFLDAAVDHIHSGQIFSLFFFQTSFATTATTIVSGSMAERTKLEAYVIFSMLNTFVYCFPAHWLWRSEENWFYQMGAIDLADNMAATLTNMIQNVTDVSRVSARGEGFTLTKADELTGNFEEDKTNIGGFEQIQWDDATWILTSAFIIFTMQSGFGLLESGSVSDKNEVNIMIKNAVDVLFGGLSYWMVGFGFSVWVEGKSNQFMGLTNFFLDSDKGGGEDGHVFALFFFQTSFATTATTIVSGSMAERTKLEAYIIFSIFNTLVYCFPSHWMWRTEKSWFHELGVLDIAGASTVHLVGGVTGLVATIMLGPRTGRFDSDEKGLVSEMGSPTNAVLGLFMLWWGWLGFNCGSTYGIANNKWVLATRSAVATILASVGGGITAIVLSYVTKKRKFDVTYIINGILGALVSITAYCALAKPWESLVMGSIGGFLACLSIPVIEKLKIDDPVGVVPVHLVAAVWGMLAVGFFGETDELENLLKYNGLLKGGGFRLLGVQSLVVVVVSAWAAILSFIIFKVIDMTIGLRVPLHEELLGADLVEHSVNGSYIKETHEWLDVRGNVIMAINKSNKESYRRSITRLKAILNGEEEIVDRGSSTFGFKRTFKRSWRGRRNHQETIDVAPENDVVNVISNHNTMESNGRSNVDMSLSYSVQLGMTNTVDSNPDVVAQPAKVIEIIG; via the exons ATGTCTAACGTTACCACCGGTTTCGATCTGGTTACTGATAGTAGCACCACAGAGGACCCCCTATCTCAGATGTCGGAGATATTTAATAGTACCACAAACGGCCCCCTATCACAGATGCCGGAGGTACAGGATAGCGGGGGGATAGAATCACTCAATTGGGATGACGCTACGTGGATATTAACGAGCGCTTTCATCATCTTTACGATGCAATCTGGTTTCGGACTCTTGGAATCCGGAAGTGTTTCCTCTAAAAATGAGGTCAACATTATGATCAAAAATACGGTGGACGTCTTGTTTGGAGGGCTCAGTTATTGGATGTTTGGGTTCGGTTTTAGCATTTGGATCGACGGAGAATCGAACCAGTTTTCAGGCGTCAGTAATTTCTTTTTGGACGCCGCTGTCGACCATATTCATAGCGGACAAATCTTCTCCCTCTTCTTCTTCCAGACGTCTTTCGCTACTACTGCTACAACTATCGTCAGTGGGTCAATGGCGGAAAGAACGAAGCTAGAGGCTTATGTCATCTTCTCCATGTTGAATACATTTGTTTACTGTTTCCCAGCTCATTGGCTTTGGAGGAGTGAAGAGAATTGGTTTTACCAGATGGGAGCAATAGACCTCGCGG ACAACATGGCGGCAACGCTTACAAACATGATCCAAAATGTTACGGATGTTTCACGCGTCAGTGCCAGAGGGGAAGGATTCACATTGACCAAAGCAGATGAGCTAACTGGAAACTTTGAAGAAGATAAAACTAATATCGGTGGTTTTGAGCAGATTCAATGGGATGACGCTACATGGATACTAACCAGCGCGTTCATTATATTCACAATGCAATCTGGATTCGGATTACTAGAATCAGGGAGTGTTTCTGATAAAAATGAAGTCAACATCATGATTAAAAACGCAGTGGATGTCTTATTTGGTGGACTAAGTTATTGGATGGTAGGATTTGGTTTCAGTGTTTGGGTCGAAGGTAAATCTAATCAATTTATGGGCTTGACAAATTTCTTTCTGGATTCAGATAAAGGCGGCGGCGAAGACGGTCACGTCTTTGCACTATTCTTTTTCCAAACTTCGTTCGCTACGACCGCTACGACTATCGTTAGTGGATCAATGGCCGAAAGAACTAAACTTGAAgcttacattattttttccattttcaataCGCTTGTTTACTGTTTCCCATCACATTGGATGTGGAGAACTGAGAAAAGCTGGTTTCACGAACTAGGGGTCCTAGATATTGCTG gAGCTTCAACAGTCCATCTTGTCGGTGGAGTGACCGGATTAGTAGCAACCATTATGCTAGGTCCCAGGACAGGTCGTTTTGACTCAGATGAGAAAGGTTTAGTCAGTGAAATGGGTTCACCAACCAACGCTGTTCTTGGTCTTTTCATGTTGTG GTGGGGTTGGTTGGGGTTCAACTGTGGAAGTACGTATGGTATTGCTAATAACAAATGGGTGTTAGCAACAAG ATCCGCAGTCGCTACCATTCTTGCATCCGTTGGAGGTGGCATTACCGCAATTGTGCTGAG CTACGTCaccaaaaagagaaaatttgATGTGACATATATCATTAACGGGATTCTTGGTGCCTTAGTCTCGATAACAG CTTACTGTGCCTTAGCAAAACCTTGGGAGTCTCTAGTAATGGGGTCGATTGGAGGTTTTCTAGCGTGCCTTAGTATTCCAGTCATAGAAAAACTGAAAATCGATGACCCAGTAGGTGTGGTTCCAGTTCATCTTGTCGCCGCTGTATGGGGGATGCTGGCAGTTGGATTCTTTGGCGAAACTGACGAGTTAGAAAACCTTCTTAAATACAACG GTCTTCTGAAAGGCGGTGGTTTTCGATTACTCGGAGTTCAGTCTCTCGTGGTAGTCGTGGTTAGTGCATGGGCCGccattttgtcatttattatatttaaagttaTCGATATGACGATTGGACTTCGTGTTCCTCTACATGAAGAACTGCTTGGAGCTGATTTAGTGGAACATTCCGTGAATGGGTCCTACATTAAGGAGACGCATGAGTGGTTGGACGTTCGCGGAAATGTGATCATGGCGATCAATAAATCCAATAAAGAAAGTTACCGGAGATCGATAACACGTTTGAAAGCGATTTTAAATGGAGAGGAAGAAATAGTTGACCGCGGTAGTTCAACATTTGGTTTCAAAAGGACATTTAAAAGGTCATGGAGGGGTAGAAGAAACCATCAGGAGACAATCGACGTCGCTCCGGAAAATGACGTCGTCAACGTAATTAGTAACCATAATACGATGGAGTCGAATGGCCGCAGTAATGTAGATATGTCATTGAGTTACTCCGTACAGCTCGGAATGACAAATACTGTGGATAGTAACCCGGATGTAGTAGCTCAACCTGCTAAAGTTATTGAAATTATCGGTTAG